A part of Desulfobacter sp. genomic DNA contains:
- the galE gene encoding UDP-glucose 4-epimerase GalE, translated as MKILVTGGAGYIGSHTCVELLNENHEVVVLDNLCNSSLESLRRVESITGRSLEFHEIDLLDPPGIKSVFTTHKDIDAVIHFAGLKAVGESVEKPLAYYSNNITGTLNLIAAMGEAGVNAIVFSSSATVYGDPASLPIKEKFPLSVTNPYGRTKLMIEDILTDLHASAPQWHICLLRYFNPVGAHHSGLIGEDPRGLPNNLMPYIARVAVGQLPKVNVFGNDYDTPDGTGVRDFIHVTDLARGHICSLPKLMATPGVQIYNLGTGQGYSVLEMIRGFEKACGHDIPYEITPRRPGDIAACWADPSRAQKELGWKARKTMEDMCRDTWHWQQKNPEGY; from the coding sequence ATGAAGATACTTGTGACCGGAGGCGCCGGCTATATCGGCAGCCATACCTGTGTAGAACTTCTCAATGAAAACCACGAAGTTGTCGTTCTGGACAACCTGTGCAACAGCTCCCTGGAATCCCTTCGCCGGGTTGAGAGCATCACCGGCAGATCCCTTGAATTCCATGAAATTGATCTTCTGGATCCCCCTGGGATCAAATCCGTCTTCACCACCCACAAGGACATCGACGCCGTCATCCATTTTGCCGGCCTCAAAGCGGTAGGAGAGTCCGTGGAAAAGCCCCTGGCCTATTACAGCAATAATATCACCGGCACACTGAACCTGATCGCGGCCATGGGGGAAGCCGGGGTAAACGCCATTGTCTTTTCCTCCTCGGCCACGGTATACGGCGACCCGGCCAGCCTGCCCATTAAAGAAAAGTTCCCCCTTTCAGTTACCAATCCCTACGGCAGAACCAAGCTGATGATTGAAGATATCCTGACGGACCTTCATGCCTCAGCCCCCCAATGGCATATCTGCCTGCTCCGGTACTTCAACCCTGTGGGCGCCCACCATTCGGGCCTCATCGGAGAAGACCCCAGGGGGCTGCCCAACAATCTGATGCCCTATATCGCCCGGGTGGCAGTGGGGCAGCTGCCAAAGGTCAATGTATTCGGCAACGATTACGACACGCCTGACGGCACAGGGGTAAGGGATTTCATCCATGTCACAGACCTGGCCCGGGGCCATATCTGCAGCCTGCCCAAACTCATGGCCACCCCGGGGGTTCAGATATACAACCTTGGTACCGGACAGGGCTACTCCGTGCTTGAAATGATCCGTGGTTTTGAAAAGGCTTGCGGCCACGATATCCCCTACGAGATAACCCCCAGGCGCCCCGGGGACATTGCAGCATGCTGGGCCGATCCTTCCAGGGCCCAGAAAGAACTGGGCTGGAAGGCCCGCAAAACAATGGAAGACATGTGCCGGGACACCTGGCACTGGCAGCAGAAAAACCCCGAGGGGTATTAA
- a CDS encoding 3-deoxy-D-manno-octulosonic acid transferase produces the protein MMILYHIAASLVFLLVLPFLPLVWLASEKRRANLLQRLGMFTGIPKKKSGAYRIWIHALSVGEVNSALPFVRRMKEEKPNAQIIFTASTRTGFETARRLMGPEKEGSPLHGLGYFPFDLWGAVLAVAGRVRPDLVCLVETDLWPGFLSIMKGKQIPVVLVNARISPRSLKGYLRLGRATVLFFSGLSHIMAQTREDAAGFRRLGVSEARISVTGNMKFDQPRPEISPTELEKLRERFGIRTGQPVWIAGSTHPGEEAMVVEAFSKIKENCPELRLIIAPRDPNRTGQLLKEQHLAPFATARLSDSGPEKSGADILFIDSMGELAMAYALCDFAFVGGSLVSCGGHNPLEPAMFAKPVLFGPHMTDFSEMERLLLDGGGAERVDGSGALAERAGAMLADAGRCRAMGEAALKVFLNNVGALDRMIKRLDHGFLH, from the coding sequence ATGATGATTCTTTACCACATCGCTGCCAGCCTTGTTTTTTTGCTGGTCCTTCCTTTTCTGCCCCTGGTTTGGCTGGCATCTGAAAAACGCCGGGCCAATCTGCTGCAGCGCCTGGGCATGTTTACGGGCATTCCAAAGAAAAAATCGGGAGCATACCGGATATGGATTCATGCCCTCTCCGTGGGGGAAGTGAATTCCGCCCTCCCCTTTGTCCGGCGGATGAAAGAGGAAAAGCCTAATGCCCAGATCATTTTCACCGCCTCGACCCGGACGGGATTTGAAACGGCCCGGCGCCTGATGGGCCCTGAAAAAGAAGGGTCTCCACTCCATGGATTGGGATATTTCCCCTTTGACTTATGGGGGGCGGTTCTGGCTGTGGCCGGCAGGGTTCGGCCGGATCTGGTCTGCCTTGTGGAAACTGATCTTTGGCCGGGGTTCCTCTCCATCATGAAAGGAAAACAGATACCGGTGGTTCTGGTCAATGCAAGAATTTCACCCCGCTCCTTAAAAGGTTACCTGCGCCTGGGCCGGGCCACTGTCCTTTTTTTTTCCGGCCTCTCCCATATCATGGCCCAGACCCGGGAGGACGCAGCGGGGTTCAGGCGGCTTGGGGTTTCCGAAGCCCGTATCAGTGTTACCGGCAATATGAAGTTTGACCAGCCCAGGCCCGAGATCTCCCCGACGGAATTGGAGAAGCTCAGGGAAAGGTTCGGCATCCGGACCGGGCAACCCGTATGGATTGCCGGCTCCACCCACCCCGGTGAAGAGGCCATGGTGGTGGAGGCATTTTCCAAAATAAAAGAAAATTGCCCTGAACTCCGGTTGATCATCGCCCCCAGGGACCCCAACCGGACCGGGCAATTGCTCAAAGAACAGCACTTGGCACCATTTGCCACTGCTCGCCTATCGGATTCCGGGCCCGAGAAATCCGGGGCGGATATTCTTTTTATCGACAGTATGGGAGAACTGGCCATGGCCTATGCCCTGTGCGATTTTGCCTTTGTCGGGGGCTCCCTTGTTTCCTGCGGAGGCCATAACCCCCTGGAACCTGCCATGTTTGCCAAACCAGTACTCTTCGGTCCTCATATGACGGATTTCAGTGAGATGGAAAGACTGCTTCTGGATGGCGGCGGGGCTGAAAGGGTGGATGGCTCCGGGGCGCTGGCGGAAAGGGCTGGGGCGATGCTGGCCGATGCCGGGCGGTGCCGGGCCATGGGCGAGGCGGCCCTAAAGGTGTTTTTAAATAATGTCGGCGCCCTGGATAGAATGATCAAAAGGCTGGATCATGGTTTTCTCCATTAA
- the lpxK gene encoding tetraacyldisaccharide 4'-kinase, whose protein sequence is MVFSIKSFLKYLEKRITEISDREYRPGVFSLEGVLVAVSYVYQAMTGIRLAMYWAGILKQKKLPCPVISIGNITAGGSGKTPMTIYLAELLIDMGYRPVVVSRGYGGNYKEAAAVVGDGGQVLMDAQAAGDEPFMMAMKKRFPVVVGRKRYTAGRLAVDTFHPDVIILDDGFQHLALARELNLVLFDHDRPLGNGRMLPAGRLRETPAMARERIDGIVLTRCPISGNKGAAEKRIHEVEDYFPDHPIFYTRHQPFLARWSACPPNLDIQPRVEGLKGKKAVLFSGIAQNHAFRNTVAGLRVQILAHLEFQDHYRYNRADFEAVKAHARTLGADMVLTTEKDHTKMDPGFDWEMDLGVIGVRMGFDNEDGFKQFFKSKLNL, encoded by the coding sequence ATGGTTTTCTCCATTAAATCTTTTCTTAAATACCTGGAAAAAAGAATCACCGAGATATCGGACCGGGAATACCGGCCTGGCGTTTTTTCCCTGGAAGGCGTTTTAGTCGCTGTTTCCTATGTTTACCAGGCCATGACGGGGATCCGACTGGCCATGTACTGGGCCGGGATTTTAAAACAAAAAAAACTGCCCTGCCCGGTAATCTCCATTGGCAATATCACAGCCGGAGGATCGGGTAAAACCCCCATGACCATTTATCTGGCTGAGCTGTTGATCGACATGGGATATCGGCCGGTGGTGGTCAGTCGCGGTTATGGCGGGAATTATAAGGAGGCTGCCGCAGTGGTCGGTGACGGCGGCCAGGTACTTATGGATGCGCAGGCGGCAGGTGATGAACCCTTTATGATGGCCATGAAAAAGCGGTTTCCTGTGGTGGTGGGCAGAAAACGGTATACGGCCGGCCGGTTGGCCGTTGACACCTTTCATCCCGACGTAATTATCCTGGATGACGGATTCCAGCATCTGGCCCTTGCCAGGGAGCTAAACCTGGTCCTGTTTGACCATGACAGGCCTTTGGGTAACGGTCGGATGCTGCCGGCCGGGCGCCTGCGGGAGACCCCGGCCATGGCCCGTGAGCGGATTGACGGTATCGTTTTGACCCGGTGCCCGATATCCGGAAATAAGGGTGCTGCAGAAAAAAGGATCCACGAGGTAGAAGATTACTTTCCGGATCACCCTATATTTTATACCCGGCATCAGCCCTTCTTGGCCAGATGGTCGGCCTGTCCTCCTAACCTTGATATACAACCAAGAGTAGAGGGCCTTAAGGGGAAAAAAGCAGTATTGTTTTCGGGAATCGCCCAAAACCATGCATTTAGAAATACCGTTGCCGGCCTAAGGGTGCAGATTCTTGCCCACCTTGAATTTCAGGACCATTACAGGTATAACAGGGCTGATTTTGAGGCGGTAAAGGCCCACGCCCGAACCCTTGGGGCAGATATGGTGCTCACCACGGAAAAGGACCACACCAAAATGGACCCCGGCTTTGACTGGGAAATGGATCTGGGGGTGATCGGTGTCCGGATGGGGTTTGACAACGAGGATGGGTTTAAACAATTTTTTAAATCGAAATTGAATTTATGA
- a CDS encoding RimK family alpha-L-glutamate ligase, translating to MNQRQKTGRPLAIGARLKACPGIRTIGFRPNFRDYSPAERKQIMAAEKIYYPTAFYADLFNAMGKPTFPSFHTYKFAQDKIRQTAAFNMLGIPHPRTQIFYGPKQKKQILSYFSFPFVAKIGRGSARGNGVFLIKTQEDLDTYLSRKGPAYIQEYLPIERDMRLVVIGRAVRLAFWRTAAPAEFRTNVSQGAGISFDPLPPAVNDLALSTAAKCGWDDVGLDIAEVNGRYYVLEGNMKYGTKGFQQAGINYKELVADLICRGEL from the coding sequence GTGAACCAGAGACAAAAAACCGGACGTCCCCTGGCCATCGGCGCCCGGTTGAAAGCCTGCCCAGGCATCCGCACCATTGGATTCAGACCCAATTTCAGGGATTACAGCCCGGCGGAGCGGAAGCAAATCATGGCCGCTGAAAAAATTTACTACCCGACGGCCTTTTATGCGGACCTTTTCAATGCCATGGGCAAGCCCACATTTCCCAGTTTCCACACCTATAAATTCGCCCAGGATAAAATAAGGCAGACCGCTGCTTTCAATATGCTGGGCATCCCCCATCCCCGTACCCAGATCTTTTACGGTCCCAAACAAAAAAAACAGATTCTTAGTTATTTCAGCTTTCCCTTTGTGGCCAAAATTGGCAGGGGATCGGCCAGGGGCAACGGGGTTTTCCTCATTAAAACCCAGGAGGACCTGGATACATACCTCTCACGCAAAGGCCCGGCCTATATCCAGGAATACCTGCCCATTGAAAGGGATATGCGCCTGGTGGTCATTGGCAGAGCAGTCCGCCTGGCCTTCTGGCGCACCGCAGCCCCAGCGGAATTCAGAACCAATGTCTCCCAGGGTGCCGGCATCAGTTTCGATCCCCTGCCCCCGGCGGTGAACGACCTGGCCCTGTCCACGGCCGCCAAATGCGGGTGGGACGATGTGGGCCTGGATATTGCCGAAGTCAACGGCAGGTATTATGTGCTGGAGGGAAACATGAAATACGGCACAAAGGGCTTCCAACAGGCGGGAATCAATTACAAGGAACTGGTGGCAGA
- the lptG gene encoding LPS export ABC transporter permease LptG — protein sequence MKCLHRYWLKEFFKFFIIIQVMILVLFVFIDYLSRMDNFFNSGIGLGRGLWYVLLKLPFMFVQLTPASLLLAVIASFGIMNRNMELTALKSSGISVYFLVKPALLAGTLLAGVMILMGETLIPISMAKANYIRYQEMSGRAQMSQGRNDIWIKSGSTLVHINFYDPVQQTAEGITCTTMGEGFRIEARIDAKKGYYDNGEWVFQGVTRQMYNPADTDYMVSTLPEIRRTLDIKPEDLGRVAQKSDEMSFSELRSYVKKVTAEGYDATTYKVDMNGKLAFPFICVIMALTGAATGMRSFVKTNLPVAIALGVVICFLYWFVYGFCMSLGYAKILPPLVAAWVGNIVFFCLGIIYLIQTE from the coding sequence GTGAAGTGCCTCCACAGATACTGGCTGAAAGAGTTTTTTAAGTTTTTTATCATCATCCAGGTGATGATCCTGGTGCTCTTTGTCTTCATTGACTACCTCTCCCGGATGGACAATTTTTTCAATTCAGGCATCGGCCTGGGCCGGGGGCTCTGGTATGTGCTTCTCAAACTGCCCTTCATGTTTGTCCAGCTGACACCGGCCAGCCTGCTTCTGGCCGTTATTGCCTCTTTTGGCATTATGAACCGTAATATGGAACTGACGGCCCTGAAGTCCTCGGGAATCTCCGTCTATTTTCTGGTGAAGCCCGCCCTGCTTGCCGGCACCCTGCTTGCCGGCGTTATGATTTTGATGGGGGAGACCCTGATCCCCATCTCCATGGCCAAAGCCAATTACATCCGGTACCAGGAGATGTCAGGGCGGGCACAGATGTCCCAGGGGCGCAACGACATATGGATTAAATCCGGGTCGACCCTGGTCCATATTAATTTTTACGATCCGGTCCAGCAGACCGCCGAGGGGATCACCTGCACCACTATGGGGGAGGGATTCAGAATTGAGGCCCGGATAGATGCAAAAAAAGGGTATTACGACAACGGGGAATGGGTCTTCCAGGGGGTGACCCGCCAGATGTACAATCCTGCCGACACCGATTATATGGTGTCCACACTGCCTGAAATCCGGCGTACCCTTGATATCAAACCCGAAGACCTGGGACGGGTGGCCCAGAAATCCGACGAGATGAGTTTTTCTGAACTCCGCTCCTATGTAAAAAAGGTGACGGCCGAAGGATACGACGCCACCACTTATAAGGTGGACATGAACGGTAAGCTGGCCTTTCCCTTCATATGTGTGATCATGGCCCTGACAGGGGCCGCTACAGGCATGCGCTCCTTTGTGAAAACCAACCTGCCAGTGGCCATTGCCCTGGGGGTGGTCATCTGTTTTCTCTACTGGTTTGTCTACGGATTCTGCATGTCCCTGGGGTATGCCAAGATACTGCCGCCCCTGGTGGCGGCCTGGGTGGGAAATATCGTTTTTTTCTGCCTTGGGATCATCTATCTCATCCAGACGGAATAA
- a CDS encoding lysophospholipid acyltransferase family protein — protein sequence MNDDQIYRLLMLLVMMLGRIPVWAADFCADLIGLLWFRIDRRHRKITLDNLTRCFGDEMNQAQIEAMGKRVFKNIASILFEVAWAQKFSKEAFLSHFTIKGLEHVKQAHAKGRGVIVVTCHMGNFEMLIPAIDETGFRGYAVYRALDFSPLDRLIRSMRQRFGVTMIPIIGASDTINDVLKSGGVVGTLLDQNVDWYKGAFVEFFGRPACTNKGLAMLALRTKAPVIPMYTVRKSREYLIEFLPEIQLVETNDNIKDLEINTQNYNDAIESMVKKYPDQYFWVHNRWKTKNYSPWPKKI from the coding sequence ATGAACGACGATCAAATATACCGGCTCCTCATGCTGTTGGTGATGATGCTTGGCAGGATTCCCGTATGGGCGGCTGATTTCTGTGCCGATCTCATCGGGCTGCTCTGGTTCAGAATCGACCGCCGGCACAGGAAGATAACCCTGGACAACCTGACCCGGTGCTTTGGAGATGAGATGAACCAGGCCCAGATTGAGGCCATGGGTAAGCGGGTGTTTAAAAATATTGCATCCATCCTGTTTGAAGTGGCCTGGGCCCAGAAATTCAGCAAGGAAGCGTTCCTTTCCCATTTCACCATAAAGGGATTGGAGCATGTTAAACAGGCCCATGCCAAAGGCCGGGGCGTCATTGTGGTCACCTGCCACATGGGGAATTTTGAAATGCTGATACCGGCCATCGACGAAACCGGCTTCAGGGGATATGCTGTTTACCGCGCTCTGGATTTTTCTCCCCTGGACCGGTTGATCCGGAGTATGCGGCAGCGGTTCGGGGTGACCATGATACCCATCATCGGGGCATCGGATACAATTAATGATGTTCTGAAATCTGGTGGTGTGGTGGGAACATTGTTGGATCAGAATGTAGATTGGTATAAAGGGGCTTTTGTCGAATTTTTCGGCAGACCCGCCTGTACTAATAAAGGGCTTGCCATGTTAGCTTTGAGAACCAAGGCTCCAGTTATCCCAATGTATACGGTCCGGAAAAGCAGAGAATACCTTATCGAGTTTTTACCTGAAATACAGTTGGTTGAGACCAATGACAACATTAAGGATCTTGAAATAAACACACAGAATTACAACGATGCCATTGAATCCATGGTGAAAAAATATCCTGATCAATATTTTTGGGTCCACAACCGTTGGAAAACCAAAAACTATAGCCCCTGGCCTAAAAAAATATGA
- a CDS encoding flagellar basal body-associated FliL family protein: MLIAVSGITGCGEKEPSREELVLGNWTHYRNRTYVLLIINPKGTWNSSVRIADATSKIVSSKGSANGSWHMEDDQLIFTVVESDIEEVWEKNDTSFFEIVDLQSRLMVLKEENGRVAEWKKTGGQKAGGDSGEAAPIIPMKPIAVNLNKHSSNARDRYLCLNMSLALKELMPDQVVPTIHPKARDAAILFLSSLVYGDVENFEKIKSQKKKLMDVLNPYMEGFIKEIKIDHVIVASSVAKVEEFIIEHTITETPEGGEEGEGTEGKDGKPDGEKEKS, from the coding sequence ATTCTCATTGCCGTATCCGGAATAACGGGCTGCGGAGAAAAAGAGCCAAGCCGGGAAGAACTGGTGCTGGGCAACTGGACGCATTACAGAAACCGGACATACGTCCTTTTGATCATAAATCCAAAGGGAACATGGAATTCCTCGGTCCGTATTGCAGATGCCACCTCCAAGATTGTCAGTTCAAAAGGCAGTGCAAACGGGTCCTGGCATATGGAGGACGATCAGCTGATTTTTACTGTGGTTGAGTCTGATATCGAAGAGGTCTGGGAGAAGAACGATACCAGTTTCTTCGAGATCGTAGACCTGCAAAGCCGCCTGATGGTGCTCAAGGAAGAGAACGGCCGGGTGGCAGAGTGGAAGAAAACCGGGGGGCAGAAGGCCGGGGGGGACAGCGGTGAAGCCGCCCCAATCATACCGATGAAGCCCATTGCGGTTAATTTAAATAAACATTCCTCCAATGCCAGGGACCGGTATCTCTGCCTGAACATGAGCCTGGCACTCAAGGAACTGATGCCGGATCAAGTGGTGCCCACCATTCATCCCAAGGCCAGGGATGCGGCTATTCTTTTTTTAAGTTCACTGGTCTACGGGGATGTTGAAAATTTTGAGAAAATTAAAAGCCAGAAAAAAAAGCTGATGGATGTTCTTAATCCCTATATGGAGGGATTCATCAAAGAAATCAAGATTGACCATGTCATTGTGGCCTCCTCTGTGGCCAAGGTGGAAGAGTTCATTATCGAGCATACCATCACAGAGACACCCGAGGGGGGAGAAGAGGGGGAGGGTACCGAAGGCAAAGACGGCAAGCCTGATGGAGAAAAGGAAAAATCCTGA
- a CDS encoding thiamine diphosphokinase, protein MKCIIAASGQLTPTREIRAQFSDADLIIAADGGASHLHRMKITPDIIIGDLDSISSDTLDFFSSARVPINTYPSKKDQTDTELCIEYAATKGCTQIVFLGVTGHRLDHTIANVLLLRRTADLGIDARIMDAHNEIYLVVSDLTLKGVPGDLLSVIPVSERVTGLTLEGLEYPLKNKTLEMGTALGVSNCFTGTRAHISIASGVLLVTKSRE, encoded by the coding sequence ATGAAATGTATCATCGCAGCAAGCGGTCAATTGACACCCACCCGGGAGATCCGGGCCCAGTTCAGCGACGCAGATCTAATCATAGCGGCGGACGGAGGCGCCAGCCATCTGCACCGGATGAAGATCACCCCGGACATCATCATTGGCGACCTGGATTCCATCTCTTCTGACACCCTGGATTTTTTTTCCTCTGCCCGGGTGCCCATAAACACCTACCCCTCGAAAAAAGATCAGACCGATACGGAACTTTGCATCGAATATGCGGCTACCAAGGGATGTACCCAAATCGTATTCCTGGGGGTGACCGGCCACCGGCTGGACCATACCATAGCCAATGTACTCCTCCTCCGCCGCACGGCAGACCTGGGGATTGACGCCCGGATCATGGACGCCCACAACGAAATTTACCTGGTGGTATCGGATCTCACCCTGAAGGGGGTACCCGGGGACCTGCTTTCGGTCATCCCTGTATCGGAAAGGGTCACCGGCCTGACCCTGGAAGGCCTTGAATATCCCTTAAAGAATAAAACACTTGAAATGGGCACCGCCCTGGGGGTGAGTAATTGTTTTACCGGCACCCGGGCGCACATCAGCATTGCATCGGGAGTACTCCTCGTAACAAAGTCCAGGGAGTAG
- the lptF gene encoding LPS export ABC transporter permease LptF codes for MIGIKRTHTYIFMELVPPFVISLFFLTFVFLMTRIPEITNMVVNYDTNVADILMMIGFTLPRFMEFTIPMSAMISVLLTFMRMSGENEITALKGAGVSLYKLLPPVLVFAVLATLLTMWVTVFGVSWGKLSLKKKSIELARSSIDAALQERQFNSQLNDIMIYVSHVDMKTRELTDVFIEDRRTRGVISISVAPRGKLIRMSNEEVYTIRLYDGGINQVNADDNSVTHINFGHYDINIDLASMQKGGNKKLVKDLDEMSLGELVHRIRAGFKTEALDSEARMVFHEKFSIPFACLSLGLLAFPLGVQSMSLRRSSGFGLGIFFFLLYYFLLAAGWSAGETGHYPPVIGMWLPNVVMGAAGIYLLVRNAKEEPVRLPRVVRRGVEALKKRLKKRTNS; via the coding sequence ATGATTGGAATTAAGCGTACGCATACATATATTTTCATGGAGCTGGTGCCGCCTTTTGTCATCAGTCTCTTTTTTTTGACCTTTGTATTTTTGATGACCCGGATACCCGAGATCACCAATATGGTGGTCAATTACGACACCAATGTGGCGGATATCCTGATGATGATCGGCTTTACCCTGCCCCGGTTCATGGAATTCACCATTCCCATGTCCGCCATGATCTCCGTTCTTCTGACCTTTATGCGCATGTCCGGGGAAAATGAAATTACCGCTCTGAAAGGGGCTGGGGTCTCCCTGTACAAGTTGCTGCCGCCGGTGCTGGTCTTTGCGGTGCTCGCCACCCTGCTGACCATGTGGGTGACAGTGTTCGGGGTTTCATGGGGCAAGCTTTCCCTGAAAAAAAAGAGTATAGAACTGGCCAGGTCCAGTATTGATGCGGCGCTTCAGGAGCGGCAATTCAATTCCCAGCTCAATGATATCATGATTTATGTCTCCCATGTGGATATGAAAACCCGGGAGCTGACCGATGTCTTCATTGAAGACCGGCGGACACGGGGGGTTATTTCCATCTCCGTGGCCCCCCGGGGAAAGCTGATCCGGATGAGCAATGAAGAGGTCTATACCATCCGCCTCTATGACGGGGGGATCAACCAGGTGAACGCAGACGACAATTCCGTCACCCACATCAATTTCGGCCATTACGACATCAATATCGATTTGGCCAGTATGCAAAAGGGGGGCAACAAAAAACTGGTCAAGGACCTGGATGAAATGAGCCTGGGCGAACTGGTGCACCGCATAAGAGCCGGGTTTAAAACCGAGGCCCTGGACAGCGAGGCCAGGATGGTCTTCCATGAAAAATTTTCCATTCCCTTTGCCTGCCTCTCTTTGGGGCTTCTGGCCTTTCCCCTGGGCGTCCAGTCCATGTCCCTGAGAAGGTCTTCAGGGTTCGGTCTGGGCATCTTCTTTTTCCTGCTTTATTATTTCCTGCTGGCCGCGGGCTGGTCCGCCGGCGAGACCGGGCATTATCCCCCGGTCATCGGGATGTGGCTGCCCAATGTGGTGATGGGGGCGGCGGGCATCTACCTGCTGGTCCGCAATGCCAAAGAGGAACCGGTGCGACTGCCCCGGGTGGTGAGGCGGGGCGTGGAAGCCTTGAAAAAGAGATTGAAAAAGAGGACAAATTCGTGA